The sequence below is a genomic window from Salvelinus fontinalis isolate EN_2023a chromosome 19, ASM2944872v1, whole genome shotgun sequence.
TTAATTTGGTCGGTGCTATCCAGGGTCCTTGGGAGGTTAGGTAGGGTTTAAGGTAGGGAAGTCCAGGATAGCACTGACCATTTTCATTTGATTATTAATTTCCCACACTTGCTGCATGTTTAAACATTTCAGACTAGCCTATATACTACAATAACTTAACTTTAGTATGCAACACAATTCCACATTGGAATACTGCCCATTATCTTACATATGATTAACTGAGGGATCTGAAGCATCAGACAAATCAGTTACTGAAGAACAGACCTTGAATGTTTTCTCTGGAGGTCTGAGTCCTTGAGACCACTTTCTAGACCCCACAAAGCCTTGGTCGCCATGCGGGGGGGTGTCTTGCTGACTTGTTCTGGAATTTACTCTAACATTCCCGCCATGATTAGTCTAGAAGATTATCTGTGGGTCAGGGTTCTGTCCTTCACTGAGATCATGGTAAACATTGACAGTGCATCATCCTCCACTGGCCCCCCTAAAGAGTCAACATCCTTGAAAACCACTgttcatcctccacctcctctgtctcccctgtttcAGAGATGCCCTTCACTCAAGGTCAAAGATAAATTTGCTAGCAGACTGGCAGCTGGTGTTGCAAATCTTCTCCGTTTTGGCACCTTGCAATGTGCTGGCCACAGAAAGAACCCACACTCTACTTTCAGTAGTCTTAGTTTAAGCTTGAAGATCGTCCTACATCAGATATCAAACAATTGCTTTCTTTATGCCTTTCATTAGTGAATACAAAGGGTTTCTTTGTTTCCTTTGGCAGGCTCTACTTGGCAAATTGCATGGACACTGCTAGTTATCAAGGTCCATCCCTATGGATATTCCTCCCCCATTCTAATGTAATGAACGCTCTGATTTCCTGTTGCCGTTGCAGAGGTCTGTATAGGAGAGtaccactaacctgtagtaagtAGGTTTATGAATACCTAGTTGGTAACTTGACCAAACTTACCAAACCAAGAACTCAGGGAAGACGCCAAAGGTTTAAATGTACATATTCCACCAAAATGTCTATAATTTCAGTGACAGATGGCTACAACACATCTCCTTTAGGCTATTTAAGGGGCCACAGTGGGGGGCCCCTCCTGCTTTTGTTACTCAAGTCTTTATCAGTTCACACAATGGATCTCAGACTCTACCTAGTGGCTATTTGAGGGTATGACCATTGAATGCCAAGCACTCACTGTAGAAGAGTCCAAAACTCTTCAACTCTGATGTGCTATTTAGCTAAAATCAgttgcaatgtttttttttgttttaaaaaaaaaagttagatTACAATGTTTTGTTTGTACATTGTCTCTGTCAAATTAAATACTTCCCCTTCATCTTATAGGCTTTCAGGAAATTCCTTCCCATGTTTGACCGGGTGCTGGTGGAGCGTCTGGCTGCAGAGACTATGTCGAAGGGGGGCATTATGCTGCCAGAGAAGGCCCAGGGCAAGGTGCTGCAGGCCACAGTGGTGGCAGTGGGACCAGgctccaccaaccaggtaacttACTGCTCCTGTTTCACTCTCTCCGGCTAAACAATAGCTTATGGCTGTGCTGTCGAACTAACTGGCTTGTCTGTCTGGTGTGCAGTTGATCAGATTTCAATGCCAGGAGATTAGAAGTGTTTATCTTCAGGGACAACACTGATACAATATAGTAATATTTTGATGTGAGAGTTTGCTGCTCTGGCTTGTGGCCATAAAGATAGATGGAGGACGCATATTTGTATCTGCCATTATAGCATCtgacagcatgggcagtgccattggGTCTACTATTCATAGGAAACCCCAcacagttgactactttaaaatggtgctGTCCATGCAAAAATggcttttggccactagaggcttctatcattctctatggttgTGTCTAAATGTGTTGTCTACTGATCTCATTCAGAAAGGATATCTGACACCCATGAGTGTCAAAATTGGAGAGAAGGTCCTTCTGCCAGAGTACGGAGGAACTAAAGTTAACCTGGAAGACAAGGTATGTCTAAAAATCTTATCTATAAAATATCATACTTATACAATGATTAGTTGTGGGAGTAATCTACATGTTCATTAGAATATAAATAATTATGACCACAGTAAAAGCAATTGATTCTTCTAATTGTCTATTCAATTTCTACATTTGTCTTTCAGGAATACTTCCTGTTCCGTGATGCTGACATCCTTGGCAAATATGTAGAATAGTCCTTTTTGCTGTAAAACCTCCATTCATCCTAATATAGGTTGCCTCGTTTTTGTTATGTTATTCAATTGTAAATAATTCTGATCATGTTTTGTTACAATAATAAAGTTAACTATTGAATCTAGATGTTTTGCCTCTTTCATATTCCTGCCAAGCAGATTTTCTATGAAGCGAGGATGTTA
It includes:
- the LOC129816623 gene encoding 10 kDa heat shock protein, mitochondrial isoform X2, encoding MAFRKFLPMFDRVLVERLAAETMSKGGIMLPEKAQGKVLQATVVAVGPGSTNQKGYLTPMSVKIGEKVLLPEYGGTKVNLEDKEYFLFRDADILGKYVE